From one Pontibacillus sp. HMF3514 genomic stretch:
- a CDS encoding bifunctional 2-keto-4-hydroxyglutarate aldolase/2-keto-3-deoxy-6-phosphogluconate aldolase, with amino-acid sequence MSKSEILQHIKEQKLIAVIRAKEANQALAYCEEAIKGGLKIIEITMTTPGALELIHTISNKYKDDPRVVIGAGTILDPISARLAMINGAKFIVSPSFNEEVVKLCNLYQVPIIPGVMTVNEAVQALQADCSLVKLFPGDVYGPKMIKSIKGPLPQLDVMPTGGVDILNIANWFKAGAVAVGIGSDLTSEAVETGDISTIQTKAESYVSEVKKIKE; translated from the coding sequence ATGAGTAAAAGTGAAATACTCCAACATATTAAGGAACAAAAGCTCATAGCTGTGATTCGTGCCAAGGAAGCTAATCAAGCACTCGCATATTGTGAAGAAGCTATAAAGGGTGGTTTGAAAATAATAGAAATAACAATGACTACACCGGGAGCATTAGAGCTAATTCATACAATATCTAATAAGTATAAAGATGACCCACGAGTAGTGATTGGAGCAGGTACAATATTAGATCCAATTAGTGCTAGACTTGCGATGATAAATGGGGCTAAATTTATTGTGAGTCCATCTTTTAATGAAGAGGTTGTAAAGCTTTGTAACCTATACCAAGTTCCTATCATTCCTGGAGTAATGACGGTAAATGAAGCTGTGCAAGCTTTACAGGCTGATTGTTCCCTCGTGAAATTGTTTCCTGGTGATGTATATGGTCCAAAGATGATAAAAAGTATAAAGGGGCCTCTCCCCCAACTTGATGTTATGCCAACAGGAGGGGTCGACATTTTGAATATAGCAAACTGGTTTAAGGCAGGTGCTGTTGCTGTCGGGATTGGGAGTGACCTAACCAGCGAAGCAGTCGAGACAGGTGATATCTCAACTATACAGACAAAAGCTGAGTCATACGTAAGTGAAGTTAAAAAAATTAAAGAATAA
- a CDS encoding sugar kinase encodes MVDIVTFGESMVLYTPQKNGRLSASQLFEQSFGGAESNVAIGLARLGMKAGWFSRLGEDPFGDFILKQIRGEGVDVSKVIRDKHHETGVMFKEITGIGNPNVYYYRKLSAASYLEPEDLDEDYIRHAKILHLTGITSILSESCLKTVYRAIEIAKENNVKVCFDPNLRLKLFPIHKARPILLRIASMSDYFLPGLEELQLLFDSRELHSIIDNVRKLNIPVTVIKQGEDGCLIVDQEGEKSIPSHRVSQVVDTVGAGDGFCAGFLFSIVRKTSIEDAATFANAVGAHVVQFLGDIEGLPTKDQIEQFMNNKMRIER; translated from the coding sequence ATGGTGGACATCGTTACGTTTGGCGAAAGCATGGTTTTGTACACGCCACAAAAAAATGGGCGATTAAGTGCTTCACAACTATTTGAACAATCTTTCGGAGGCGCTGAATCCAATGTAGCAATTGGACTTGCACGCTTAGGGATGAAGGCGGGTTGGTTTAGTCGATTAGGTGAGGATCCATTTGGGGATTTTATCTTAAAACAAATTCGAGGTGAAGGGGTAGATGTTTCAAAGGTAATAAGGGATAAACACCATGAAACAGGAGTTATGTTTAAAGAAATTACCGGAATCGGAAACCCAAATGTGTATTACTATAGAAAGTTGTCAGCAGCTAGCTACTTGGAACCTGAGGATTTAGATGAAGATTATATCCGTCATGCAAAGATATTACACCTTACAGGAATTACCTCCATCCTTAGTGAATCATGTCTGAAGACGGTGTATCGAGCTATTGAAATCGCTAAAGAAAATAATGTTAAAGTGTGTTTTGATCCTAATTTAAGATTGAAATTATTCCCCATACATAAAGCGCGACCGATATTATTAAGGATTGCCTCAATGAGTGATTATTTTCTACCTGGATTAGAAGAACTTCAATTACTATTTGATTCGAGAGAGTTACACTCAATCATTGATAACGTTCGTAAATTAAATATCCCAGTTACTGTTATAAAACAAGGTGAGGATGGCTGTTTAATAGTTGATCAGGAAGGAGAAAAGAGTATCCCGAGTCACCGAGTGAGTCAAGTTGTTGATACTGTTGGAGCAGGAGACGGATTTTGTGCAGGATTTCTATTTTCAATTGTAAGAAAAACATCAATAGAAGATGCTGCTACATTTGCTAATGCAGTAGGAGCACATGTGGTTCAATTTTTAGGTGATATTGAAGGGCTTCCTACAAAAGATCAGATCGAGCAGTTTATGAATAATAAAATGAGAATAGAGAGGTAA